In the Clostridium gelidum genome, TGGACAGTACATAAGCAGTTTGGAAATCAATTTAATATTCAAGATTATGAAGAACTTATTCCAACTTCCTTAGATGGAATAGAAAAGTATTTAAGTGCGGGAATAATACATGGAATTGGACCAGTTACAGCTAAGAAGATAATAGAACAATTTGGTAAACAAACCTTAGATATAATGGAAAATCACATTGAAAGACTAATGGAGATAGAAGGTATAGGAGAGAAAAAGTTTCAAATTATATATGAGTCTTATATAGAACAGCAAGGTCTTAAAAATGTGATTTTATATTTCAATAAACATGGAGTAACTAATAATCAATGTATTAAAATTTATAAGAAATTTGGATCAAATGCAAAACAAATAGTATCAGATAATCCTTATATATTATGTGATGAAATTTCAGGTATTGGATTTAAAACAGCAGATAGAATTGCCATGAGCATTGGAGTAGAGAGTATCTCAGAATTTAGGATTCAAAGTGGAATTAAGTATGTAATGAATCAGTTTTGTGCTACGGGAAATACATTTATGCCTAAAAGTAATATAATAGAAGAATGTGAAAAAAATTTATTGATATCTAAGGAATTAATTGAAAAAAATATATATGATATGGCAGCGCAGCAAAAAATAATTATTGAAAAGATAGATGATGTTGAAATTGGATTTTTACTTCAATATTATTATTGTGAACTTGGGGTAACGAGTAAAATTATTACTTTGGGATTGCAACAAATACAAACTATAAATTCAGATGTTGATTTTGAAGTTGATGTTTTTGAAAAGGAGCATAAAATACAGTTTGCAGAGTCTCAAAGAGAAGCAATTCTTGGTGCATTTAATAATGGTATAGAAATAATCACAGGTGGTCCTGGAACGGGTAAAACGACAATTATAAGGGCTATAATCCATATTTATGAAAATAATGGTATGAAAGTAATACTTGGAGCTCCAACTGGAAGAGCAGCTAAAAGAATGACTGAATCTACAGGAAGAGAGGCAAAAACAATACATAGACTTTTAGAAATGGGTGTTTCAGAAGAAGATGAATCAGTTTTTGAAAAGGGAGAATCATCACCATTAGATTGTGATGTAATAATAATTGATGAAGCATCTATGATTGATATAATGCTAATGCAGAATCTGCTTAAAGCAATCAATTTGGGCACAAGACTTATAATTGTTGGGGATGTTGATCAATTGCCTTCTGTTGGACCAGGAAACGTATTAAAAGACCTTATAGAGAGTGAATATATAAAAGTGGTAAGATTAAAAGAAATATTTAGACAAGGTGCAGAAAGCTTAATTGTTATAAATGCACATAAGATTAATCAGGGTGAAATGCCCTTGTTAAATCAAAAAGATAAGGATTTCTTTTTTATTAATGAAAATGATCAAGATAAAATTTTAAATACAATAATAGATTTAATGAACAGAAGACTTCCTAAATTTAATAAATCTTGGGATA is a window encoding:
- the recD2 gene encoding SF1B family DNA helicase RecD2; translation: MEVLNGFVENIVFKSEDTGYVVCKIRNEKELVSAVGTVPFIKEGQNVKLTGYWTVHKQFGNQFNIQDYEELIPTSLDGIEKYLSAGIIHGIGPVTAKKIIEQFGKQTLDIMENHIERLMEIEGIGEKKFQIIYESYIEQQGLKNVILYFNKHGVTNNQCIKIYKKFGSNAKQIVSDNPYILCDEISGIGFKTADRIAMSIGVESISEFRIQSGIKYVMNQFCATGNTFMPKSNIIEECEKNLLISKELIEKNIYDMAAQQKIIIEKIDDVEIGFLLQYYYCELGVTSKIITLGLQQIQTINSDVDFEVDVFEKEHKIQFAESQREAILGAFNNGIEIITGGPGTGKTTIIRAIIHIYENNGMKVILGAPTGRAAKRMTESTGREAKTIHRLLEMGVSEEDESVFEKGESSPLDCDVIIIDEASMIDIMLMQNLLKAINLGTRLIIVGDVDQLPSVGPGNVLKDLIESEYIKVVRLKEIFRQGAESLIVINAHKINQGEMPLLNQKDKDFFFINENDQDKILNTIIDLMNRRLPKFNKSWDILKDMQVLTPMRKGTLGVNNLNTSLQKVFNSPSKDKKEKTSRDIVFREGDKVMQTKNNYTLKWVRANGFGESEGAGVFNGDLGFIESIDEERKALTIIFDDERKIIYDFSFLDELDLAYATTIHKSQGSEFKVVIIPVFMGSPFLMNRNLLYTGITRAKQLVVVVGFQKALMYMINNTNSIERYSALKHRIRDIITKEEFEE